A single window of Cellulomonas sp. NTE-D12 DNA harbors:
- a CDS encoding pseudouridine-5'-phosphate glycosidase encodes MSSSPVVLSDAVAAALADGRPVVALESTIISHGLPRPRNFEAARSFEATLTEAGVTPATIALVDGVPHVGLDDAALHRIAEDETVEKVSSRDLSVAMVKGVTGGTTVAATAVLANLAGIRVFSTGGLGGVHRGAAQSFDESADLTMLSRVPITVVSAGAKSILDIHATLERLDSLGVTLLGYRTTRYPGFYLSDSGFEIDWKVDSAEEIAGVMAARDALGQSQAVLVANPIPADQQLDPAVHDSVLEEALALVDSRGITGKAVTPFLLDYFQAHTHGASLEVNLDIVVNNIRLGGQIATAWAARRQG; translated from the coding sequence GTGAGCAGCAGCCCCGTGGTCCTGTCCGACGCCGTCGCCGCGGCGCTGGCCGACGGACGTCCCGTCGTCGCGCTCGAGTCGACGATCATCAGCCACGGCCTGCCGCGTCCGCGCAACTTCGAGGCGGCCCGCAGCTTCGAGGCGACGCTGACCGAGGCGGGCGTCACGCCGGCGACGATCGCCCTGGTCGACGGCGTGCCGCACGTCGGGCTGGACGACGCGGCGCTGCACCGCATCGCCGAGGACGAGACCGTGGAGAAGGTGTCGAGCCGGGACCTGTCGGTGGCGATGGTCAAGGGAGTGACCGGCGGGACGACGGTGGCGGCGACCGCCGTGCTGGCCAACCTGGCCGGCATCCGGGTGTTCTCCACCGGCGGCCTGGGCGGCGTGCACCGGGGCGCCGCGCAGTCCTTCGACGAGTCGGCCGACCTGACGATGCTGTCCCGTGTGCCGATCACCGTGGTCTCGGCCGGTGCCAAGTCGATCCTCGACATCCACGCGACCCTCGAGCGGCTGGACAGCCTCGGCGTGACCCTGCTCGGCTACCGAACCACCCGGTACCCCGGCTTCTACCTGTCGGACTCCGGCTTCGAGATCGACTGGAAGGTCGACTCGGCTGAGGAGATCGCCGGCGTGATGGCCGCCCGCGACGCGCTGGGCCAGAGCCAGGCCGTGCTGGTCGCCAACCCGATCCCGGCGGACCAGCAGCTGGACCCGGCGGTGCACGACTCGGTGCTGGAGGAGGCGCTCGCGCTGGTGGACAGCCGCGGCATCACCGGCAAGGCCGTGACACCCTTCCTGCTGGACTACTTCCAGGCGCACACGCACGGTGCGAGCCTCGAGGTGAACCTCGACATCGTGGTGAACAACATCCGGCTCGGCGGGCAGATCGCGACGGCCTGGGCCGCGCGCCGGCAGGGCTGA